The proteins below come from a single Benincasa hispida cultivar B227 chromosome 4, ASM972705v1, whole genome shotgun sequence genomic window:
- the LOC120075257 gene encoding probable WRKY transcription factor 57 gives MADSPPPPPPPPPFSTVDSSSNSSDALFFFPPDSDSSILTEFGWNFHSLQPQPSRFLHSHPIDSDFPPTSTPVIDDAAGLQSPDAPLPLASNPSLSSSSSGEPPEKQPEIIPRKVKKKGQKRIRQPRFAFMTKSEVDHLEDGYRWRKYGQKAVKNSPFPRSYYRCTNSKCTVKKRVERSCEDPSVVITTYEGQHCHHTVGFPRGGLNIAHEASFGSQFSPQIPQFFYPDHHQTHPPPTTNNNPPTPNDQPHNLAPSSSSNALSLEQQDPTSSHLQVASNEGLLGAIVPPAMMRRTT, from the exons ATGGCCGattctcctcctcctcctcctcctcccccCCCCTTCTCCACCGTCGATTCCTCCTCCAATTCCTCCGAcgctcttttcttcttccctccCGATTCCGATTCCTCCATCCTCACCGAATTCGGATGGAATTTCCACTCCCTTCAACCTCAACCTTCTCGATTCCTCCACTCTCACCCCATCGACTCCGATTTCCCTCCAACTTCCACTCCCGTAATCGACGACGCCGCTGGATTGCAAAGCCCTGACGCTCCCCTTCCACTCGCTTCTAATCCTTCTTTGTCTTCCAGCTCCAGCGGAGAGCCGCCGGAGAAACAGCCTGAGATTATTCC GCGGAAGGTGAAAAAGAAGGGGCAAAAGCGAATTCGGCAGCCACGATTTGCATTTATGACCAAAAGCGAAGTTGATCATCTTGAAGATGGCTATCGATGGAGGAAATATGGACAAAAGGCTGTCAAGAACAGTCCATTCCCTAG GAGTTACTACAGGTGCACAAACAGCAAATGCACAGTGAAGAAAAGGGTAGAACGGTCGTGTGAAGATCCAAGCGTTGTAATAACAACATATGAAGGACAACACTGTCATCACACCGTTGGATTCCCTCGAGGTGGATTAAACATAGCTCATGAAGCTTCTTTTGGGTCTCAATTTTCACCTCAAATCCCACAGTTTTTTTACCCTGATCATCATCAAACTCACCCCCCACCCACAACTAACAATAACCCTCCCACTCCCAATGACCAACCACACAATTTGGCACCATCATCATCCTCCAATGCCCTGTCCTTAGAGCAACAAGATCCAACAAGCTCACACCTTCAAGTTGCCTCCAATGAAGGCTTGCTCGGCGCTATTGTCCCGCCCGCCATGATGCGTAGAACGACGTGA